A DNA window from Thiobacillus denitrificans ATCC 25259 contains the following coding sequences:
- the chrA gene encoding chromate efflux transporter, whose product MRDTGRPRWSHAGEPRVAPPRPLRLESRRRGTGSRHPGSARKTCHVQAWFYPLSAGERLLDTARTLPFPPPAPVKLGSALRYWLKLGFVSFGGPAGQIAMMHHELVEKRRWISEHRYLHALNYCMLLPGPEATQLAIYVSWLLHGTLGGVLAGVLFVLPGFLLLALLAALYLAWGEVTLVQGLFYGIRPAVVAVVLFAAWRIGSRALKNEVLWGMAALAFIGIFVFDIGFPWIVLAAALLGALGGKFAPHKFRTGGGHGAGHKAYGAALIDDDTPPPAHARFAWRRLLATSGVFVLIWLGAMLALRGLPELQHMGDFFTGAAFLTIGGAYAVLPYVYEGAVEQFGWLSGVQMMDGLALGETTPGPLIMVVTWVGYLGGVSKEILADPVAAGFAGAAVATFFTFLPSFFFILAGAPLVEATRGELRFTAPLTGITAAVVGVIVNLAVFFAWHSFWPQGSADAPFRGDFEWFSVIVAVVAFVALWKYRADIVKVIGACALVGLAYSSYM is encoded by the coding sequence ATGAGAGACACTGGGAGGCCGCGCTGGTCCCATGCAGGCGAGCCGCGCGTTGCGCCGCCGCGTCCGCTGCGTCTAGAATCACGGCGTCGGGGTACCGGTTCCCGGCATCCGGGTTCCGCCCGCAAGACGTGTCACGTCCAAGCCTGGTTTTATCCACTCTCGGCTGGAGAACGACTCTTGGACACTGCGCGAACGCTTCCTTTTCCCCCGCCCGCCCCCGTGAAGCTCGGAAGCGCGCTCCGCTACTGGCTCAAGCTCGGCTTCGTCAGCTTCGGCGGCCCGGCCGGGCAGATCGCGATGATGCATCACGAGCTCGTCGAGAAACGGCGCTGGATTTCCGAGCACCGCTACCTGCATGCGCTCAACTACTGCATGTTGCTGCCGGGACCCGAGGCCACGCAGCTCGCGATCTATGTCAGCTGGCTCCTGCACGGCACCCTCGGCGGTGTCCTCGCGGGCGTGCTGTTCGTGCTGCCGGGCTTCCTGCTGCTCGCGCTCCTCGCCGCGCTCTATCTCGCCTGGGGCGAGGTGACGCTGGTGCAGGGGCTTTTTTACGGCATCCGGCCGGCCGTCGTCGCGGTCGTGCTGTTCGCGGCCTGGCGCATCGGCAGCCGCGCGCTCAAGAACGAAGTGCTCTGGGGCATGGCCGCGCTCGCGTTCATTGGCATCTTCGTCTTCGACATCGGCTTTCCCTGGATCGTCCTCGCCGCGGCACTGCTCGGTGCGCTCGGCGGCAAGTTCGCGCCGCATAAGTTCAGGACGGGCGGCGGGCATGGCGCCGGCCACAAGGCATACGGCGCGGCGCTGATCGACGACGATACGCCACCGCCCGCGCACGCGCGATTCGCCTGGCGCCGCCTGCTCGCGACCAGCGGCGTCTTCGTGCTGATCTGGCTCGGCGCGATGCTGGCCCTGCGTGGTCTGCCCGAGCTGCAGCACATGGGCGACTTCTTTACCGGCGCGGCCTTCCTCACGATCGGCGGCGCCTACGCCGTGCTGCCCTATGTCTACGAAGGCGCGGTCGAACAGTTCGGCTGGCTGAGCGGGGTGCAGATGATGGACGGCCTCGCGCTCGGCGAGACGACGCCGGGGCCGCTCATCATGGTCGTCACCTGGGTCGGCTATCTGGGCGGCGTGAGCAAGGAGATTCTTGCCGACCCGGTCGCCGCCGGGTTTGCCGGCGCGGCCGTCGCAACTTTTTTCACCTTCCTGCCGTCCTTCTTTTTCATCCTCGCCGGCGCCCCGCTGGTCGAGGCGACGCGCGGCGAGCTCAGGTTCACGGCGCCGCTCACCGGAATCACCGCCGCGGTCGTCGGCGTCATCGTCAATCTGGCGGTATTCTTTGCATGGCACAGCTTCTGGCCGCAGGGAAGCGCGGACGCGCCGTTCAGGGGTGATTTCGAGTGGTTTTCGGTCATCGTCGCGGTCGTCGCCTTTGTCGCGCTGTGGAAATACCGCGCCGACATCGTCAAGGTCATCGGCGCCTGCGCCCTCGTCGGGCTGGCGTATTCGTCATATATGTGA
- a CDS encoding DUF2309 domain-containing protein, which translates to MTLALGRRLKIRALVHVAGEPIPYFWPMRTFIHHNPLYGLEHLPFEQAVAMGERLFRAHGFLPRARQQAYLAAGRVDATVLAAQVARFCADQPEVAGLDLERLLLTLLTDVETPLGAPPTLADAADVHAVLRGAALPAREIPSGALAAQVGSDMPPGRPLYAMLDLLFGTEIGATLDELVIKSCLDFFDEGQSVWQMPGREQGLFRAWSAVARRNLRLFIRGLHIKRILAVDDTPEGIISHVMGELGVPEDDWMNHFTCELTRLHGWAGFIRWRSGAKHYHWTRRYPADLVDYLAIRLVLGLALLREHAARAGTPANLAELARRVESNPAEAYLCREFHGGRVLPEMAHAVEDAIAARRPARTARLLPRYLERKREIEARRHAQSLTRLAERAGMGAALQRLAPDDLARLTALLARFEDEEGRMWLAAREAHYMGRLLPCLDLAPPAPPEKRPFAQVMFCIDVRSERIRRHLEKLGSYQTFGIAGFFGVPVSFIGLEKGSETHLCPVVATPKNVVLELAITRNADDEAFVSTLEQVFHELKASVLSPFITVEAIGLLFGLDMFGKSLAPLAYSRWRERLHPDKPDTRLLLDKLSREQAESIIRSLQRALIVKAVRRELGIPRELLTDEMIRELRETALGNQAQAAGFAQRFELDCDAETGFVERLRQVYRIDRGYARLQLERLGRIGFTLDEQVHFVGQALRSIGLVSGFSRFVLLTGHGSTSENNPYESALDCGACGGNHGITNARVLAQIANKTAVRARLREQGIVIADDTWFVPAFHNTTTDELRLYDLDLLPPSHLVYTERLINGLQAASHLCAAERMRTLQDTPGDADENGDSAGAYRLARRNALDWSQVRPEWGLARNAAFVIGRRDATGGLDLEGRVFLHSYDYRCDPRGRLLENILAGPLVVGQWINMEHYFSAVDNAHYGSGSKVYHNIAGRFGVMTGNLSDLRTGLPAQTVLKDSAPYHEPLRLLTVIEAPFAHARAAVEGVVKVKNLMHNGWLRMAVVDPETRFAYVFEDGGWRQYPHDAVSEAVEEKETVL; encoded by the coding sequence ATGACGCTGGCACTCGGGCGGCGCCTCAAGATTCGTGCTCTGGTCCATGTTGCGGGCGAACCGATCCCGTATTTCTGGCCGATGCGCACCTTCATCCACCACAATCCGCTCTACGGCCTCGAGCATCTGCCGTTCGAGCAGGCCGTCGCGATGGGCGAGCGGCTGTTCCGTGCCCACGGCTTCCTGCCGCGCGCGCGCCAGCAGGCCTACCTCGCCGCCGGCCGGGTCGACGCCACGGTGCTCGCGGCGCAGGTCGCGCGCTTTTGCGCGGACCAGCCCGAGGTCGCCGGCCTCGACCTGGAGCGCCTGCTCCTGACGCTCCTGACCGACGTCGAAACGCCGCTCGGTGCGCCGCCCACGCTCGCCGACGCGGCCGACGTCCACGCCGTGCTCAGGGGCGCCGCGCTGCCGGCGCGCGAGATCCCGAGCGGGGCGCTGGCGGCCCAGGTCGGCAGCGACATGCCGCCCGGGCGGCCGCTCTACGCCATGCTCGATCTGCTGTTCGGCACCGAGATCGGCGCGACGCTCGACGAACTGGTGATCAAGAGTTGCCTCGATTTCTTCGACGAGGGCCAGTCGGTCTGGCAGATGCCCGGCCGCGAGCAGGGTCTGTTCAGGGCCTGGAGCGCGGTCGCGCGGCGCAATCTGCGCCTCTTCATCCGCGGCCTGCACATCAAGCGCATCCTCGCCGTCGACGACACGCCCGAAGGCATCATCAGCCACGTCATGGGCGAACTCGGCGTGCCCGAGGACGACTGGATGAACCACTTCACCTGCGAGCTGACGCGGCTGCATGGCTGGGCCGGGTTCATCCGCTGGCGTTCGGGCGCCAAGCACTACCACTGGACGCGCCGCTACCCGGCCGACCTCGTCGACTACCTCGCGATCCGGCTCGTGCTCGGTCTCGCGTTGCTGCGCGAGCACGCGGCGCGCGCGGGCACGCCGGCCAACCTCGCCGAACTCGCGCGCCGCGTCGAATCGAATCCGGCCGAAGCCTATCTGTGCCGCGAATTCCATGGCGGGCGGGTGCTGCCAGAGATGGCGCACGCGGTCGAGGACGCGATCGCTGCGCGCAGGCCGGCGCGCACCGCGCGGCTACTGCCGCGCTATCTCGAGCGCAAGCGCGAAATCGAGGCGCGCCGTCACGCCCAGTCCCTGACTCGGCTCGCCGAGCGCGCCGGGATGGGCGCCGCCTTGCAGCGGCTCGCGCCGGACGACCTCGCGCGCCTGACCGCGCTGCTCGCCCGCTTCGAGGACGAAGAGGGGCGCATGTGGCTCGCTGCCCGCGAAGCGCACTACATGGGCCGCTTGCTGCCCTGCCTCGACCTCGCCCCGCCGGCGCCGCCCGAGAAGCGGCCGTTCGCGCAGGTGATGTTCTGCATCGACGTGCGCTCGGAGCGCATTCGCCGCCATCTCGAAAAGCTCGGCAGTTATCAGACCTTCGGCATCGCCGGCTTCTTCGGCGTGCCGGTGAGTTTCATCGGCCTCGAGAAGGGCAGTGAGACGCATCTCTGCCCGGTCGTCGCGACGCCGAAGAACGTCGTGCTCGAACTCGCGATCACGCGCAACGCCGACGACGAGGCCTTCGTCTCGACGCTCGAGCAGGTGTTCCACGAGCTGAAGGCCTCGGTGCTGTCGCCCTTCATCACGGTCGAAGCGATCGGCCTGCTGTTCGGCCTCGACATGTTCGGCAAGAGCCTCGCGCCGCTCGCCTACAGCCGCTGGCGCGAGCGGCTGCACCCGGACAAGCCTGACACCCGCCTGCTCCTCGACAAGCTGTCGCGCGAGCAGGCCGAGTCGATCATCCGATCGCTGCAGCGCGCGCTGATCGTGAAGGCGGTGCGCCGCGAACTCGGCATCCCGCGCGAGTTGCTGACCGACGAGATGATCCGCGAACTGCGCGAAACTGCGCTCGGCAACCAGGCCCAGGCCGCCGGCTTCGCGCAGCGCTTCGAGCTCGACTGCGACGCCGAAACCGGCTTCGTCGAACGGCTGCGGCAGGTCTACCGCATCGACCGGGGCTACGCCCGGCTCCAGCTCGAGCGCCTCGGACGCATCGGCTTCACGCTCGACGAGCAGGTGCATTTCGTCGGCCAGGCACTGCGCTCGATCGGCCTCGTCTCGGGCTTCTCGCGCTTCGTCCTGCTCACCGGGCACGGCAGCACCTCGGAGAACAATCCCTACGAATCCGCGCTCGACTGCGGCGCCTGCGGCGGCAATCACGGCATCACCAACGCCCGCGTGCTGGCGCAGATCGCCAACAAGACGGCCGTGCGTGCGCGCCTGCGCGAGCAGGGCATCGTCATTGCCGACGACACCTGGTTCGTCCCGGCCTTCCACAACACGACGACCGATGAGCTGCGCCTTTACGACCTCGATCTGCTGCCGCCGAGCCATCTCGTCTATACCGAGCGCCTGATCAACGGCCTGCAGGCGGCCTCGCATCTGTGCGCGGCCGAGCGCATGCGCACGCTGCAGGACACCCCGGGCGACGCCGATGAAAACGGCGACTCGGCGGGCGCCTATCGCCTGGCGCGCCGCAACGCCCTGGACTGGTCGCAGGTGCGCCCGGAATGGGGTCTGGCTCGCAACGCCGCCTTCGTCATCGGCCGCCGCGACGCGACCGGGGGGCTCGACCTTGAGGGCCGTGTGTTCCTGCATTCCTACGACTACCGCTGCGATCCCAGGGGACGCCTGCTCGAGAACATCCTCGCGGGCCCGCTCGTGGTCGGCCAGTGGATCAACATGGAGCACTATTTCTCGGCCGTCGACAACGCGCACTACGGCAGCGGCAGCAAGGTCTATCACAACATCGCCGGCCGCTTCGGCGTGATGACCGGAAACCTCTCCGACCTGCGCACCGGACTGCCGGCGCAGACCGTGCTCAAGGACAGCGCGCCGTATCACGAGCCGCTACGCCTGTTGACCGTGATCGAGGCGCCTTTCGCGCACGCCCGGGCCGCGGTCGAGGGCGTCGTGAAGGTCAAGAATCTCATGCACAACGGCTGGCTGCGCATGGCCGTGGTGGACCCCGAAACCCGTTTTGCCTACGTATTCGAGGACGGCGGCTGGCGGCAGTATCCGCACGATGCCGTCAGCGAAGCCGTCGAAGAAAAGGAGACCGTGCTGTGA
- a CDS encoding DUF192 domain-containing protein, translated as MRSSRVLRQAGGVAFALLLAGAADAGGDSATLRVGPHVFEVEVAATPRARQRGLMGRTHLAADRGMLFVFEQPGRHCFWMRDTPLPLSIAFIDAAGRIANLADMAPRSETPHCPKREVRYALEVRQGEFRRRGIQPQMRVDGLPR; from the coding sequence ATGCGCTCTAGCCGGGTGTTGCGGCAGGCGGGCGGAGTCGCCTTCGCACTACTCCTGGCTGGCGCCGCCGACGCGGGCGGCGATTCGGCAACGCTGCGCGTCGGTCCCCACGTCTTCGAGGTCGAGGTCGCGGCGACGCCGCGCGCGCGCCAGCGCGGGCTCATGGGCCGCACCCACCTCGCCGCCGACCGCGGCATGCTGTTCGTCTTCGAACAGCCGGGCCGGCATTGTTTCTGGATGCGCGACACGCCACTGCCGCTGTCGATCGCGTTCATCGACGCGGCCGGGCGCATCGCGAACCTGGCCGACATGGCGCCGCGCAGCGAGACGCCGCATTGCCCCAAGCGCGAGGTGCGCTACGCGCTCGAAGTCCGCCAGGGCGAATTCCGACGTCGCGGCATCCAGCCGCAAATGCGAGTCGACGGCCTGCCACGCTGA
- a CDS encoding TusE/DsrC/DsvC family sulfur relay protein, with protein MEREINGKMVETDPEGYLVNLEDWSEELAIELAKEDKLELGENHWKVIHYMRDQFAQNGTAPNLRFLQKGLKEEFGNEWGDKKFLFDLFPFGPAKQAGRYAGTPKPTGCV; from the coding sequence ATGGAACGTGAAATCAACGGCAAGATGGTCGAAACCGACCCGGAAGGCTATCTGGTCAATCTCGAAGACTGGTCGGAGGAGCTGGCCATCGAACTGGCCAAGGAAGACAAGCTGGAGCTCGGCGAGAACCACTGGAAGGTCATCCACTACATGCGCGACCAGTTCGCGCAGAACGGCACCGCGCCCAACCTGCGTTTCCTGCAGAAGGGCCTGAAGGAAGAATTCGGCAACGAATGGGGCGACAAGAAATTCCTTTTCGACCTCTTCCCCTTCGGCCCGGCGAAGCAGGCCGGACGCTACGCCGGAACGCCGAAGCCGACCGGCTGCGTGTGA
- a CDS encoding 5-(carboxyamino)imidazole ribonucleotide synthase: MSNEAQPTMTALPILPGATLGILGGGQLGRMFTIAARTMGYKVMVLDPDFASPAGQMADVHLQADYTDHGALRQLGAACAAVTTEFENVPAQSLIELANHCRVSPGAAAVAIAQDRSHEKSWLAQNGFATAPFALVYSEGDLDAALAEVGTPALLKVARFGYDGKGQARVTDRDGARAAFAEFGAQPCVLEGFVKLEGELSVVLARDDAGHCATFPVAENRHEQGILDVSIVPARVADSLADAARTMAQDIAGKLAYVGVMAVEFFVVDGRLLVNEIAPRPHNSGHYTLDACVTDQFEQQVRALCGLPLGDTRLLSPVAMVNILGDRWHDGGPHWSALLAHPAIKLHLYGKETARPGRKMGHFNVLDTDVEAALKLAEAMRDAL, translated from the coding sequence ATGTCGAATGAGGCGCAGCCGACGATGACTGCCCTGCCGATCCTGCCGGGTGCGACGCTCGGCATCCTGGGAGGCGGTCAACTCGGCCGCATGTTCACGATCGCCGCACGCACCATGGGCTACAAGGTCATGGTGCTCGATCCTGACTTCGCGAGTCCGGCCGGGCAGATGGCCGACGTCCACCTGCAGGCCGACTACACCGACCACGGCGCCCTGCGCCAGCTCGGCGCGGCCTGCGCCGCGGTGACGACCGAATTCGAGAACGTACCGGCACAAAGCCTGATAGAACTCGCGAACCATTGCCGGGTCTCGCCCGGTGCCGCCGCAGTCGCGATCGCGCAGGACCGCAGCCACGAGAAATCCTGGCTCGCGCAGAACGGTTTCGCGACGGCGCCCTTCGCGCTGGTGTACAGCGAAGGCGACCTCGATGCGGCGCTCGCCGAGGTCGGCACCCCCGCGCTGCTCAAGGTCGCGCGCTTCGGCTACGACGGCAAGGGACAGGCGCGCGTCACCGACCGCGACGGCGCGCGCGCGGCTTTCGCCGAATTCGGTGCCCAGCCCTGCGTGCTCGAAGGCTTCGTCAAGCTCGAAGGCGAGCTATCGGTCGTCCTCGCGCGCGACGACGCGGGGCATTGCGCGACCTTCCCCGTCGCCGAAAACCGCCACGAGCAGGGCATCCTCGACGTCTCGATCGTCCCCGCCCGTGTCGCCGATTCGCTCGCCGATGCCGCGCGCACGATGGCGCAAGACATCGCAGGAAAACTCGCCTACGTCGGCGTCATGGCGGTCGAGTTCTTCGTCGTCGACGGTCGCCTGCTCGTCAACGAGATCGCCCCGCGCCCGCACAACTCGGGGCATTACACGCTCGACGCCTGCGTCACCGACCAGTTCGAGCAGCAGGTGCGCGCGCTATGCGGCCTGCCGCTCGGCGACACGCGCCTGCTCTCGCCGGTCGCGATGGTCAACATACTCGGCGACCGCTGGCACGACGGCGGGCCGCACTGGTCGGCGCTGCTCGCGCATCCGGCGATCAAGCTGCATCTGTACGGCAAGGAGACCGCGCGCCCCGGCCGCAAGATGGGGCACTTCAACGTGCTCGACACGGACGTCGAGGCAGCGCTGAAACTCGCCGAAGCGATGCGCGATGCGCTCTAG
- a CDS encoding cupin domain-containing protein → MGGTRAVRRLSALIVLVGLLTSGAADVLAAEAPLARPSTDTRLKWGGCPDFMPKGCAIAVLHGDPAQANADVFFKVPGNSEIPRHWHTSAERMVLVAGELHVRYDGHEPVVLKPGTYAYGPARAPHAATCKGRDACVLFIAFESPVDALAGAPDDAGARPQ, encoded by the coding sequence ATGGGTGGGACGAGGGCTGTGCGCCGACTGTCGGCGCTGATCGTGTTGGTCGGGCTGCTGACCAGCGGTGCGGCGGACGTGCTTGCGGCGGAGGCTCCGCTTGCGCGGCCGTCGACCGACACGCGGCTGAAGTGGGGCGGGTGTCCCGATTTCATGCCCAAGGGCTGCGCGATCGCGGTTCTCCACGGCGACCCCGCGCAGGCCAACGCCGACGTTTTCTTCAAGGTCCCGGGCAACAGTGAGATTCCGCGTCACTGGCACACCTCGGCCGAGCGCATGGTGCTGGTCGCCGGCGAACTCCATGTCCGTTACGACGGCCATGAACCCGTCGTGCTCAAGCCCGGCACCTATGCCTACGGACCCGCGCGGGCCCCGCACGCGGCAACCTGCAAGGGCCGGGACGCCTGCGTGCTGTTCATCGCCTTCGAGTCGCCCGTCGACGCGCTTGCCGGCGCGCCGGACGACGCGGGAGCGCGGCCGCAATGA
- a CDS encoding DMT family protein — protein MPASLQTLILLTLSNVFMTFAWYAHLKDMNNQPWIVAAFASWGIAAFEYLLQVPANRIGFTVMSLPQLKIMQEVIALSVFVPFAVLYMKVELKWDFLWAALCLVGAVYFMFRSA, from the coding sequence ATGCCCGCTTCCCTGCAGACCCTGATCCTGCTCACGCTGTCCAACGTGTTCATGACTTTCGCGTGGTACGCGCACCTGAAGGACATGAACAACCAGCCGTGGATCGTCGCCGCCTTCGCCAGTTGGGGCATCGCGGCTTTCGAGTACCTGCTGCAGGTTCCCGCCAACCGGATCGGGTTCACCGTGATGAGCCTGCCGCAACTGAAGATCATGCAGGAAGTCATCGCGCTTTCGGTCTTCGTCCCGTTTGCCGTGCTCTACATGAAGGTCGAACTGAAGTGGGATTTCCTGTGGGCCGCACTGTGTCTCGTCGGCGCGGTGTATTTCATGTTTCGCAGCGCGTAA
- a CDS encoding rhodanese-like domain-containing protein, with protein sequence MEPKIIQPPKRCGCANPSEKCEELARTIRPGKVDPDAVLVFDVRREADYAASNETIPGALWKNPDKIDAWIGAVPRTLDVVIYCVRGGAVSNAVVDRLHAAGVKARYIEGGLEAYKAAGGKVARK encoded by the coding sequence ATGGAACCCAAGATCATTCAGCCGCCGAAACGCTGTGGCTGTGCAAACCCCAGTGAGAAATGCGAGGAACTCGCGCGCACAATCCGGCCCGGGAAAGTCGACCCCGACGCGGTGCTGGTATTCGACGTGCGGCGCGAGGCCGACTACGCGGCGTCGAACGAGACCATTCCGGGCGCGCTATGGAAGAACCCCGACAAGATCGACGCCTGGATCGGGGCCGTGCCGCGCACGCTCGACGTCGTGATCTATTGCGTGCGCGGCGGTGCGGTATCCAACGCCGTCGTCGACCGGCTTCACGCGGCCGGCGTCAAGGCGCGCTACATCGAAGGCGGCCTCGAGGCCTACAAGGCCGCGGGCGGCAAGGTCGCGCGCAAGTAA
- a CDS encoding NADH-quinone oxidoreductase subunit 5 family protein, translated as MDKLSILLPVLPLLSALTIALFAHRARRATARVSVGFAALTFLLAAVSLGAYLLEGEPRWYALERAWGSLYLDPLASLMTLMVAGISFVVHVYAVRYMAEEPGYARFYVLLDLMTAAILLMVAAGDLVTLLVAWHLIGVLLYFLLAHDTVRPAAQRYAFWSFFTYRLGDLPLILAAVLLYRAYGTTSLPELFDSITAAPGAHVVLGMPLETVVALLVALAAFARSAQFPLHTWLPYTMEGPTPVSALMHAGIVNAGGFILNRFAPVFVHAGEVLHLVFAVGLVTAILGSVLMLMQNDIKKSLGYSTMGQMGFMFVEAGVGAFSLAIYHLIAHGLFKGTLFLGAGSVIGNARKDDGVPHDDVYTFVVERKPVAYRLPWVAAAALTVVVPFAILGLSHWLVDDDFVGRQGAIILLFFGWVTGAQLLFVTYRLRAGSPWRMMAMIILSLVIVVAGYTWIGHAFDVFLYPDRGFSDRLYAAASIPLGTFEVLAAILTAAVVGGWLATYYATANGGARSGPASPLRLALYSLLSREFYVADVYAWLTQAVLALSRRLNVWFRWV; from the coding sequence GTGGACAAGCTGAGCATATTGCTCCCGGTTCTGCCCTTGCTCTCGGCCCTGACCATCGCGCTTTTCGCTCACCGGGCACGCCGTGCGACAGCGCGGGTGAGCGTCGGCTTCGCGGCGCTGACCTTTCTGCTTGCCGCGGTCTCGCTCGGTGCCTATCTGCTCGAAGGGGAACCGCGCTGGTACGCGCTGGAGCGCGCCTGGGGCAGTCTTTACCTCGATCCGCTCGCCAGCCTGATGACGCTGATGGTCGCCGGCATCAGTTTCGTCGTGCACGTCTACGCCGTGCGCTACATGGCCGAGGAGCCCGGCTACGCGCGCTTCTACGTCCTGCTCGACCTGATGACGGCGGCGATCCTGCTGATGGTCGCGGCGGGCGACCTCGTGACCTTGCTCGTCGCCTGGCACCTGATCGGCGTCTTGCTCTACTTCCTGCTCGCTCACGACACGGTGCGGCCGGCGGCCCAGCGTTATGCCTTCTGGTCGTTTTTCACCTATCGGCTCGGCGATTTGCCGCTGATCCTCGCCGCGGTTCTGCTCTACCGGGCCTACGGCACGACCTCGCTGCCGGAGCTCTTCGACAGCATCACCGCCGCCCCCGGCGCGCACGTCGTGCTGGGGATGCCGCTCGAGACCGTCGTCGCGCTGCTCGTCGCACTCGCCGCGTTCGCGCGCTCGGCGCAGTTTCCGCTGCACACCTGGCTGCCCTACACGATGGAAGGGCCGACGCCGGTGTCGGCGCTGATGCACGCCGGCATCGTCAACGCCGGCGGCTTCATCCTCAACCGCTTCGCGCCGGTGTTCGTGCACGCGGGCGAGGTGCTGCACCTGGTGTTCGCGGTCGGCCTCGTCACCGCCATCCTCGGCTCGGTCTTGATGCTGATGCAGAACGACATCAAGAAGTCGCTCGGCTATTCGACCATGGGGCAGATGGGCTTCATGTTCGTCGAGGCCGGCGTCGGCGCGTTTTCGCTCGCGATCTACCATCTCATCGCGCACGGCCTGTTCAAGGGCACGCTCTTCCTCGGCGCCGGCAGCGTGATCGGCAACGCGCGCAAGGACGACGGCGTGCCGCACGACGACGTCTACACCTTCGTCGTCGAACGCAAGCCGGTCGCGTACCGGCTGCCCTGGGTCGCTGCGGCCGCGCTGACCGTCGTCGTGCCCTTCGCCATCCTCGGCCTCTCGCATTGGCTCGTCGACGACGACTTCGTCGGACGCCAGGGCGCGATCATCCTGCTGTTCTTCGGCTGGGTCACCGGGGCGCAGCTGCTGTTCGTGACCTACCGCCTGCGCGCGGGCAGCCCTTGGCGAATGATGGCGATGATCATCCTGTCGCTCGTCATCGTCGTCGCCGGCTACACCTGGATCGGCCACGCCTTCGACGTCTTCCTCTACCCCGACCGCGGCTTCAGCGATCGCCTCTACGCCGCCGCGAGCATCCCGCTCGGCACCTTCGAGGTCCTCGCCGCAATCCTCACCGCCGCGGTCGTCGGTGGATGGCTCGCCACCTATTACGCGACGGCCAACGGCGGTGCGCGCAGCGGCCCCGCCTCGCCGCTGCGCCTCGCGCTGTATTCGCTGCTGTCGCGCGAGTTCTACGTCGCCGACGTCTACGCCTGGCTCACGCAGGCCGTGCTGGCCTTGTCGAGGCGTCTCAACGTCTGGTTCAGGTGGGTGTGA
- the purE gene encoding 5-(carboxyamino)imidazole ribonucleotide mutase: MMSAPEVGVVMGSSSDWEVMKHAAILLKQLGIHFETKVVSAHRTPDLLYEYAASAEARGIKAIIAGAGGAAHLPGMIAAKTIVPVLGVPVPSKYLKGVDSLLSIVQMPRGIPVATFAIGEAGAANAALFAAALIARADPGLAAQLNEFRRGQSDSVLAMELPDVE; the protein is encoded by the coding sequence ATGATGAGCGCGCCTGAGGTAGGGGTGGTGATGGGATCTTCCAGCGACTGGGAGGTGATGAAGCATGCGGCGATTCTGCTCAAGCAGCTCGGCATCCACTTCGAAACCAAGGTGGTGTCGGCGCACCGTACCCCCGACCTGCTCTACGAATACGCGGCGAGCGCCGAGGCGCGCGGCATCAAGGCGATCATCGCGGGCGCGGGCGGCGCGGCGCACCTGCCGGGCATGATCGCGGCGAAGACGATCGTTCCGGTGCTCGGCGTGCCGGTGCCGTCGAAATATCTCAAGGGCGTCGATTCGCTGCTCTCGATCGTGCAGATGCCGCGCGGCATCCCGGTCGCGACCTTCGCGATCGGCGAGGCCGGCGCCGCCAACGCCGCGCTCTTCGCGGCGGCGCTGATCGCGCGCGCCGACCCCGGCCTCGCGGCGCAGCTCAACGAATTCCGCCGCGGCCAGTCCGATTCGGTGCTCGCGATGGAGCTGCCCGATGTCGAATGA